The DNA segment TTCATGGTTGTCCATCAATTATACAATGAATCGTAAAAATGATGAAAATGAGATAAAAGACGATGTTAAAAAAGCTATTTCTGATTCAACAAAAGTAGCTAGGGAAGTTAAAGCAAATGATGCTAAAGCAAGGTCAAAACAATTGAGGAGGGATAACTGATGGTTGTGATACCTCCTGGTGTTCCTGAGGCATTTATTTCAATGTATTTGCCTGCAATTTATGCAGGTTTAATTGTCGGATTTATTGCAACTATGGCAATAGCAATGAAGAGAGAAGAAATCCATATTCTCATCTTAACTGATTTGGTTGGACTTGCCATGATATTTGTTGTATCTGCCGTCGGAACAGATTTGGCTGAAGCATTGATTTTGCCTGGTTTGGTTGTTGAGCTTGCAGAAACGTTAGCCATTTCTGAAATTTTGATTACAAGAGAAATGCGCATTATTGAACAGGATCCAAGAAGAAATCTTTCGGAATCTTCTTCATTATTCCCTCAACCATTTGCATTGGATATGGAAATCTTAACTACTGCTCCAAATTTCATTGCATTGGTGCTAATAGGATATGGTATATTCTTAACCGGATTCACTGGTGGTGCAATAGCCGGTGGGGGAATCGTATTATATGCCTTATCTAAAAAGGCGAGAGGGCTTCCGGTATTTATGTTGGATGGCATTGCTGGAGTTTCCGGAATAGCATGGTGTTTATGGATTATAGGTTTCTTGCTGTTCTTTGTAACACCTCAATATTGGTTATTAAGTTTATTCTTGGCTGCATGTGGATTATTATTAAAAGTAGCTTCAAAAGTAGGTTTGATTGGACTACTTATGAGAGAGGACATTGATAAGGAGTAGGTGATGAGTATGGATTTTGTTACACTTGGAGGAAATTTATTTGGAACAATTCCACTTGGAGACATTGTTTTATACATTACACCATTTAACTTGTTCCTTTTTGCAGTGTTACTTGGATTTACTTTGTTGATTGGATTAAGTAAACCTGAAACACAGATTGAGGCTACATTACATAAATTAGGAAATACTGAAGTTACTGTTGGTCAAAAAGAGTTAAAACAACGAAGATTTTTATCAGTAATCTGCGGTATCGCATCTGCAGGGGCCATGATTACTGGGGACTTATTTAACTTTACCTTGTTTATGGCTTTAGTAGGTATTTTAAATATTGGAATTGTATCTGCTGTTAGGCAAACTACTGTGCTGGACTCCGCATTCAATTATGGTTTGATTGCTATGATGTGCAGTTTGCCCCTATTTGGTGGAGCAGCCATAATTCTTGCATCTACTGGAACCTTAAGCTTAGCTGTTTTATCTCAAATGTCTGCAAGTCCGATGGTAGTCTTTGGTGCTGTATTGATGTTGATTGGAATTTTAGGTGAAAGTGGAGTGGCACCATTTTTCGCAAGCAAGGCCGAAATGTTTAGGACTGCCGGATCTCCATATATTGTAATTATTCATTTAAGTTCCCTGTTTATTATTGTAAGAGCTGTTGAAATTTTATTATTGGTATTGTGGTAAGTGGTGAGTATGGATAGTCAAAAGAGTTTATGTATTATATTATTGGTGTTATCAACAATAGCTATTCTTGCTTGTTTAGTTATAAACCTTGAAGCATGGATTGTTTATGCTGTGGCTATATTTTGTATTCCTTTATGGGTATTGTCTTTAGGTTTATTGACAATGGCTAAACCGGCCCCTGAAGATGAAGAAGAGAGGGTGAAAGAACCATTTACTGGGTATTAGAGTGGTATTATGAATTTGATGGCAAATATTTTAATTAATGTTATTATTGCATTTCTAGCTGGAAGTTTGCTACTAGGTTTGCATAGAAAAATCATGGCTCGTGTTCAGAAACGTCCAGGGCCACCTATAGTTCAGAATTTGATTCACTCTTTGAAATTTTTCTTTAAAGAAACTGCAATTCCAAAAACTGTTTCAAAGGTATTTTACATTGGCATTACATTTATATTGGCTTTGATTTGGGTTGTTGGTGTTATTGCCGGGCCTGTGGCTAAAGATTCATTATTAATATTATTTGGTGTTTATGCGGTTTATAAAATTGTTGAGCATAACTCAGGATCAAGTTCTGGTTCTCCTTATGGTAAATTAAGCTGTGTAAGGGCTGTTTTATCAGCGGCAACTGAACTTCCGTTATTTGCGGCAATCGTATTTGTTTATTTGATTACTGGAACAATGAACATAGGAGAAATTATTGCTTATCAGTCCGCTCATGGTCCTTTAATATTCACAATTCCGCTTGCGGCCGTAATGTTCTTTATGTTGATTATTACTAAATCCCCTTACTCCCCATTTGCAATTACAAAAGATAAGGCTTTGATTTCCGGATTTGAAACTGAGCACTTTGGATTGTTAAGAGGATTTATGCATTTTTCAGAAGCTATTGCATGGTATGTGATGCTTTGGGTATTCTTAACAATATTCTTCGGTCCATTGAATGCCGTCGGATATTTAATCGGAATGATTGCAATCACATTCATCACTGCATTTATTAATGCTACAACCCCAATATTCTCTCCGAATCATTCAGTAATGACTCAAATTACAATAGGGGCAATTTGCTTCTTTGGAACAATAGCGATGATATTTACAGGAGTGGTAGCATGAATAGTGAAGATGTAATTGTATATTTGACTGCATTAGTGGCTATTGGAATAATAGTTGTTGGCCTTTTGGCTACAGTTTTCCATTCAACTATCCTCGCTCCAGTTGTTGTTATTGGGGTTATTTTAGCAATTTTTGCACTACTTGCTAAAGGTAATTTTTCACACAAGATTGAAAGTATTGAGAAGATATGTTTTATTATAACATTAATGGCAATAATTTGTTCATTTGTATTGCTTTATAAACCGATGTAGGAGATATTATGTTAAATTATATGATTTATATACTTGCATTTGCTGCGGGATCAATTCTTGGTCTTGTATACAGTTACAAACAACATGGCGAACCGTTTGTTGCAGACACCAAGTTCAATATTGTTGCAGCCATTATTGCTATTGTCGGATGGGTTTTAGCATTTAATTCTGGCAATGTTATTTTATCTGCTATCGGTTTTGCTTTAGGTGCTTTTGTAATGGGGGAAAGACCGGGATACGGTAGGAGAGAAACTGCATTAGGTTTAATTATTGCGATAATGATTTATTTGATATTAAAATTTTACAGTATGATGTGATTTGAATGGATAGTGATGCTAAATTAAGATTGATGCAAAAAAGAATTATAAAAAGTTATGCTTGGCAAAGAGACATTATAGTTCCACTTTCCAAGGAATTCGATTGTACTGTTGATGAGCTGGAAGATTTATTCTTTGATTTGTTAGATATGGATTCTCTTGAAAATCTGCATGGGACATTTGAATCGGCTGAAGATATTTGTCTATATCAAAAATTAAATGCTGATTTGAGATTATGCTGGTTTAGTGGTACATTAGAGTTAATATCTCAAAAAGAAGCTGAAGATTTAAAAATGAAAGTTTTAAATGAAATTAAAGACGGTAAATCTTATGAAGATGCACTAAAAGAAGGCAGATTGGATTTATTTGACATATTAAAAGAGAAGACTAAATATTAATCATGTTTATAAAAAATTATAAAAATTAAGAGGGAGTACGATGTTAAATGCTATTAGGGATGTTGTGAGAAAAAGCTCAATCCATGTTTGCATTGTAAATTGTGGGGGGTGCAATGGATGCGATGTTGAATGCGTTGCATTATTGTCTCCTAGATACGATTTGGAGCAGTATGGTATTTATGTTCACAATAATCCTCGTGAAGCTGATGTCCTGTTGCTAACCGGTGCCGTTACCGAGCAATGGGTCGATAATTTAAAAAGAGTTTATGACAAAGCTCCTGAACCAAAAATAGCAGTGGCGGTAGGAAACTGCCCGCAATCTGGTGATGTATTTGCACAGGAAGGTGGGCATGTGCATGCTCCGGCATCCGATTTTATTCCGGTTGCAGCGGCCATTCCTGGATGTCCGCCAAGGCCTAGTGAAATATTGGAAGCTATTTTGGCTGTAGGTCCACAGGCTATTGCTGATAGGGGGAGGGAGATGAAATGATAGTGCCTATTGGTCCTATTCACCCTGCTTTAAAGGAACCTATTAGACTCAAACTTCAAACTGAGGGAGAAAGGGTTGTTAAAGCAGAAATTGAATACGGTTATGTTCACAGAGGCATCGAAAAGATAATTGAAGGACAGACTTGGCAGAAAGGAATTTATCTTTCTGAACGTGTCTGCGGTATTTGTTCATATGAGCACACTCAAACATTTGCAGAGACTATTGAAAAAATTTCCGATGTAGATGTGCCAGTAAGGGCTCAATTTTTAAGGGTAATTGCTAATGAATTGGACAGAATCCAAAGTCATTTTCTTGCAAATTCTACATTTTTCAAATCAATGGATCATGAGACTTTATTTATGCATGTTTTAGAGTTAAGGGAATATGCGATGGATTCAATTGAACTATTAACTGGAAATAGAGTCAATATGGGATGGAATGTTGTTGGAGGCGTTAGAATGGATGCCGACGAACGTCATTTCAAACCAATTTTGGAAAACCTTGATAAAATTGAGGAAAGTTTCGATAGGGTTAGAGCTTTGTTTGCCGAAGGTCCTGCACTTGCTTTAAGATGTAAAGGAATTGGTGTGATGAGTAAAAAAGAAGCTATTAAAGGACGCGCTGTAGGTCCAATCGGAAGAGCTTCTGGTGTTAAAGAAGATTATAGGTGTGGACATTACACTTATGATGATTACTTTGATTTTAAGGTTATTAGAAGAAATGAAGGAGATAATTATGCAAGGACAATGACCAGATTTGATGAAATCCCCGAATCAATCAGCTTAGTTAGACAAGCTATTGAAAATATCCCGAAAGGGGAAGTACGTACTCCTGCAAATTTAAAATCCGGTTATGCCGTGCGTAGAAATGAGGCTCCTCGAGGTGAAGTAACCTACATGATTGAAACCAACGGTAATTTAATTAAGCATATTTCAATTAGAACTCCAAGTATAGGGAATATGGATTCATGTGCAAAATATATGATTCGAGATGTTCCAACTGTTGCCGATGCGGTATCGACTTATGCATCTTGCGATCCATGCGTTGCATGTGCAGAAAGAGTGGCTATTACAAATGAATATGGAAAAACTGCCATTAAAGGCTTTGACGAGGTAATCTAAATGTCATCATTAATGTGGTATATTTACGACTTTGCAAGAAAGGCATGGGCAGATGCATTTACTAATGCACACACTTCATCTGAAATAGCGGAAAAGCCAGAAAGGTTTAGGGATTTCCCTAAAGTCAACAAAGAATATTGTATTGGATGCGGGGCTTGTACAGTTTCATGTCCGTCTCCAAATGCAATAAAGATTGTTCGTGATGAAGACAGCGAAGAAGGGGAAGGTTTAACATATCCGGTGATCAATCCTGGTGCATGTATTCGTTGTGGTTTTTGTGCTGAGGTATGTCCGACTGATCCTAAGACATTGGAATGTGGCTTAAATCATTTGATTTTACCTGAATTTAATATCATACCGTCAAAAAGGCAGTTCATTGTTGATGATTATTTGTGCATCAAATGTAAAAAATGCATGAAACAATGTCCTGTTGGTGCAATTGAAATTGTAAATGACAAGCTCCAAGTGGATCAGCTTAAGTGCATCTCCTGCGGGGAATGTTTGGATGTTTGTCCGGTAAATGGTGCAATGAAGGGAGTATTTGTTGAGAATTTGCAGGCGCAAAAGGATTTGATTCTATTATGCGTAAATTATCTTGAAGATTACATTAATGATAAGGAAGAAGATTTAAGGTCATTGCAGAGTGACGGTTTATTGCAATATGATGTTCCTATTTCAGAAATATGGGATGAGGCATTGAAAATAATCCCTGATGAGGAAATCGCTTTAGAAATTATCACTAATGCAGTCAATAGGCTTAAAATCAGGGTTATTGATTGGAATAAGGATGAATGTAAGAAATGTCAATTGTGTATTCCTGATTGTCCTACAAAATGCATTTCTTTCGATGAAAAAGAAGATACGATAGTGAGAGATAAAGATAGGTGTCTGCGTTGCAGCATATGTTATCAAACATGTCCATTTTCAGTTATTAAATATTTCATAGCTAAATTTTCACTTGTTGATGGTAAAAATATCCATGCAACTGTAAAGGCATCTAATTTAAATGAGGGCATTTTTATGGAGTGAGTGTTATGATTGATAGTTATACAAAAACACCAAGGCCATTAAGATATGTTGACGTTGATTATGTGATTGACCAGACTAGATGTGCAGAATGCAGCGACAAACCTTGTCTTGAGTCATGTCCAATTGATGCGATTTACATGGATAAGGATGATGGTCTTATTAAATTAAAAAATACCTGTTTTGGTTGTGTATTGTGCCGTAATGCCTGTCCGTATGATGCGATTTCTCTTGATGTGCATATGGATTCTCCTATTAAGGAGAATGTTCCAAACATCAACACTAAATTATGTAAAGCATGTGGTGCTTGTGTTCAAGCCTGTAAAAACGGGTCTATTCACCTTGTAGCTGATGGAAAACAGGAACCTCACAGTGAAATTGATAAGGATACATGTGTCCGCTGCGGATATTGTTTCAGAGTATGTCCTACTGATGCAATTAAATATGGCCAATTGCTTCCTAAGACTGTTAAAGGTGGTAAGGCCATTGTTGTTAATCAGAAAAAATGTATTGGATGCATGACATGCACAAGAGTCTGCCCATCTATGGGTGCAATAAATGTTGCAAGAACAAATAAATTGCCTTATATTAACCCGGGATATTGCGCAAGATGTGAGGAATGTATGCATTCATGTCCCTCTACGGCAATAAGGTATTCTTCACGTAAAAAAGCTTATAAGATGTACAGTGAAATTAAATCGTTTGATATTGTTTCAACCATCATAGACCATGACATGAAACAGCTGTCCCTGAATTTAATTAGTTTGAATAAGGTTTTAGAAAAAGTAGCAAGGTCTGCCGCTTTGGAATTTAATGATTTGCAGTTTGAGAACTTTGTGGAATATAAAGTCAATGATGCTATGGAAAAAGAACTGAAGATTAGTTTGGATTCCCACATTGAAGTGTCTAAGTTCACAAAACTTTTCGGATCTTATTTGATGGACAGGAATATCGAGGTTTACGGAAATAAATGTATTGCATGTGGGGACTGTTACAATGTTTGTCCTACAAATGCAATAGAGGTCAATGGTCCAAACCCAATTAAAATCAATGACAATTGCGTATTCTGCGGAAAATGTGTTGGGCAATGTCAATTTGGTGCTATTGGCGCATATGACGATTATTTCTACAGCAAGGATACTGATTTGTATTATGCAAGATCTTACCTGCACGGCCAAAGATTAGGTGATTTTTCACTTTCAAACGATAAGTGTCAAGCGTGCAGCATTTGTGTTAAAAATTGTCCTGTTGGTGCATTGACACTGGAAGGTGATGAAATCAACTTCGATAGTGAAAAATGCATATACTGTAGAACCTGTGAGGCAATTTGTCCTCTAGATGTGATTAGGATTGTTAATTTTAGGTGAGATCATGTTTGAAAAATCATTTATTACTGATTGCGAAGGTCCTTTGACTTTAAATGACAATGCTTTTGAGATATCTGCACATTTCATAGAGAATGGGGATGATTTATTTAAGATTCTTAGTTTGTATGATGATTATTTGGTAGATATTGTTAAAAAAGAAAATTACAAAGCGGGAAATACATTAAAGTTAATCTTGCCGTTCTTTGTCAGTGAAAACCTTAAAAACAAGGATTTGGTTGATTTTTCAAAAAATAATATTTATGCAGTCAATGATTCAAAATTCCTATTAAGTTACTTGAAGAATGCTATGAATACTTATATTGTCAGCACCAGTTATGGCCAATATATTGAAGCTGTTTCAAATTATATGGAACTTCCTTTTGAAAATACATTTTACACTGGTGTAGATGTAGATGCCTTAACTTTGAATGACGAAGAACTTAAAAAAATCAATGAGTTCAAAAAGACAATCCTAAAAAATCCAACAGATTATGAACTGTTTGATGAAATTTTCTTTTCTGAGATTCCAAAAATGGAAATCTATGAAAAAATCAAGGAGGTTAATGTCGTTGGAGGTGAAGGCAAAAAGTTGGCTATTGACGGAATTATCGAAAGGGACAATATTGATATCAACAACATGCTTTATATCGGTGACAGCATTACTGATGTTGAGCCATTGGCATTCGTCAGGGATAATGGTGGCATTAGCATATCATTCAATGGCAATGAATATCCTTTAAAAGTTGCAGAAATTGCAATTGTGTCTCCAAGCGCCGTTACGACTGCAGTAATAGCTAACATATATTCAGAACATGATAAAAATAAGGTTTTGGATTTCATTAATAATTATAACGCAACAGATGATTATGAAATGTTATTTGAGGAATACGATATTGATTTGGAAATAAAAAATAAGTTTTTCAATGTGTTCAGTGATGACGATTATCCGATTATTCAAATAATAAATGAAGATAACTTTGATGAAATATTAAAAATAAGCAAAGACATGAGAACTAATATCAGAGGTCAGGATATTGGCGGATTAGGTTAAAATTAAGAAGGTAATAAAATGAGTTATAGTAAGGTAGAAGATACATTTTTCGAAGCTTTTGAAGGAAAATATGTAAGAGCTTTAATAACAGGGCCTAACGAAGCTATTGTTAAAAGAGCAGCATATGATTCCACTTCAACTCCAAGTTCTGTCATTGGAAGGGTCGAAGGTGGTGTTGAAGGATTTTTAGATGCATCAGAAACTCCTGATGGTAGATTGGGTGCTGTTGTGCAATATTGGTTAGGTAGCGATGATGTAGAGAAATTTGCATTTGAATTATCTTACAGGCTTAGACAGGATATTTTAGTAAAACCGTTCACACGCATTTTTGATTATTCAAGTGAGGATAGTGATGAATATATCGAAATGATGGATATTGTAGGCCATTGCGGGGATGGTTTTGAGTGGATTGTTGAAGAGTATGGAAGAACCATGATCAATGTTCCAATTGCAGTTCCCGATTTCCAAATCGAAGAGAAATTCAAAATAAATGATGGAATTATGGGAGGCAACTTCTGGTATTTATGTGAAACTCCTGAAGCGGTGATTGATGCAGGGGATGCAGTAATCAATGCAATTATGGATGTTGA comes from the Methanobrevibacter sp. genome and includes:
- a CDS encoding 4Fe-4S binding protein; amino-acid sequence: MSSLMWYIYDFARKAWADAFTNAHTSSEIAEKPERFRDFPKVNKEYCIGCGACTVSCPSPNAIKIVRDEDSEEGEGLTYPVINPGACIRCGFCAEVCPTDPKTLECGLNHLILPEFNIIPSKRQFIVDDYLCIKCKKCMKQCPVGAIEIVNDKLQVDQLKCISCGECLDVCPVNGAMKGVFVENLQAQKDLILLCVNYLEDYINDKEEDLRSLQSDGLLQYDVPISEIWDEALKIIPDEEIALEIITNAVNRLKIRVIDWNKDECKKCQLCIPDCPTKCISFDEKEDTIVRDKDRCLRCSICYQTCPFSVIKYFIAKFSLVDGKNIHATVKASNLNEGIFME
- a CDS encoding nickel-dependent hydrogenase large subunit, whose protein sequence is MIVPIGPIHPALKEPIRLKLQTEGERVVKAEIEYGYVHRGIEKIIEGQTWQKGIYLSERVCGICSYEHTQTFAETIEKISDVDVPVRAQFLRVIANELDRIQSHFLANSTFFKSMDHETLFMHVLELREYAMDSIELLTGNRVNMGWNVVGGVRMDADERHFKPILENLDKIEESFDRVRALFAEGPALALRCKGIGVMSKKEAIKGRAVGPIGRASGVKEDYRCGHYTYDDYFDFKVIRRNEGDNYARTMTRFDEIPESISLVRQAIENIPKGEVRTPANLKSGYAVRRNEAPRGEVTYMIETNGNLIKHISIRTPSIGNMDSCAKYMIRDVPTVADAVSTYASCDPCVACAERVAITNEYGKTAIKGFDEVI
- a CDS encoding DUF788 domain-containing protein, giving the protein MDSQKSLCIILLVLSTIAILACLVINLEAWIVYAVAIFCIPLWVLSLGLLTMAKPAPEDEEERVKEPFTGY
- a CDS encoding energy-converting hydrogenase subunit EhaL family protein, producing the protein MLNYMIYILAFAAGSILGLVYSYKQHGEPFVADTKFNIVAAIIAIVGWVLAFNSGNVILSAIGFALGAFVMGERPGYGRRETALGLIIAIMIYLILKFYSMM
- a CDS encoding NADH-quinone oxidoreductase subunit B family protein, encoding MLNAIRDVVRKSSIHVCIVNCGGCNGCDVECVALLSPRYDLEQYGIYVHNNPREADVLLLTGAVTEQWVDNLKRVYDKAPEPKIAVAVGNCPQSGDVFAQEGGHVHAPASDFIPVAAAIPGCPPRPSEILEAILAVGPQAIADRGREMK
- a CDS encoding formylmethanofuran--tetrahydromethanopterin N-formyltransferase, with product MSYSKVEDTFFEAFEGKYVRALITGPNEAIVKRAAYDSTSTPSSVIGRVEGGVEGFLDASETPDGRLGAVVQYWLGSDDVEKFAFELSYRLRQDILVKPFTRIFDYSSEDSDEYIEMMDIVGHCGDGFEWIVEEYGRTMINVPIAVPDFQIEEKFKINDGIMGGNFWYLCETPEAVIDAGDAVINAIMDVEGATAPFDICSAASKPETNFPEIGPTTNHFYCPSLKETLGDESKVPEGVNYIPEVVINAIDEKAMNEAIKTGIDAALEFEGVIGISAGNFDGKLGDKNINLLDILK
- a CDS encoding 4Fe-4S binding protein; the protein is MSVMIDSYTKTPRPLRYVDVDYVIDQTRCAECSDKPCLESCPIDAIYMDKDDGLIKLKNTCFGCVLCRNACPYDAISLDVHMDSPIKENVPNINTKLCKACGACVQACKNGSIHLVADGKQEPHSEIDKDTCVRCGYCFRVCPTDAIKYGQLLPKTVKGGKAIVVNQKKCIGCMTCTRVCPSMGAINVARTNKLPYINPGYCARCEECMHSCPSTAIRYSSRKKAYKMYSEIKSFDIVSTIIDHDMKQLSLNLISLNKVLEKVARSAALEFNDLQFENFVEYKVNDAMEKELKISLDSHIEVSKFTKLFGSYLMDRNIEVYGNKCIACGDCYNVCPTNAIEVNGPNPIKINDNCVFCGKCVGQCQFGAIGAYDDYFYSKDTDLYYARSYLHGQRLGDFSLSNDKCQACSICVKNCPVGALTLEGDEINFDSEKCIYCRTCEAICPLDVIRIVNFR
- a CDS encoding EhaG family protein, which produces MVVIPPGVPEAFISMYLPAIYAGLIVGFIATMAIAMKREEIHILILTDLVGLAMIFVVSAVGTDLAEALILPGLVVELAETLAISEILITREMRIIEQDPRRNLSESSSLFPQPFALDMEILTTAPNFIALVLIGYGIFLTGFTGGAIAGGGIVLYALSKKARGLPVFMLDGIAGVSGIAWCLWIIGFLLFFVTPQYWLLSLFLAACGLLLKVASKVGLIGLLMREDIDKE
- a CDS encoding DUF1959 family protein, which encodes MDSDAKLRLMQKRIIKSYAWQRDIIVPLSKEFDCTVDELEDLFFDLLDMDSLENLHGTFESAEDICLYQKLNADLRLCWFSGTLELISQKEAEDLKMKVLNEIKDGKSYEDALKEGRLDLFDILKEKTKY
- a CDS encoding respiratory chain complex I subunit 1 family protein, translated to MNLMANILINVIIAFLAGSLLLGLHRKIMARVQKRPGPPIVQNLIHSLKFFFKETAIPKTVSKVFYIGITFILALIWVVGVIAGPVAKDSLLILFGVYAVYKIVEHNSGSSSGSPYGKLSCVRAVLSAATELPLFAAIVFVYLITGTMNIGEIIAYQSAHGPLIFTIPLAAVMFFMLIITKSPYSPFAITKDKALISGFETEHFGLLRGFMHFSEAIAWYVMLWVFLTIFFGPLNAVGYLIGMIAITFITAFINATTPIFSPNHSVMTQITIGAICFFGTIAMIFTGVVA